GTCCCCTCGCCCGTTGAAACAAAAGTGTGCAAATATTTTCGGAATCTACTATAATCTACTAAACAGCCAACATAAGGTGATTTTCGGATAAAAAGAAAGAATTTTAATTGGCAGATAGGTTTAGTGTAAGATATACTTAAGTACTACTGTAAAATATAAAGTCCGGTTTAGGTCTGACGTTAGACAGACTAAAAGAATCTTGTGCAAAGACTTCCTCAGCCTGAGCGAGCTATCGTACACATTAATAAGTTAACGGATTATTGTTTAAACCCCGAGCATTCGTCCGGCAAACATAAAGCACGGGTCTTTAAGTCTACGCTAAATTTGGGCTTAGAGGATGCTGAAACCTTGAGAACTGCCCTGTTAGATGTAGTTCATCAAGAAATGGCTAAACCTACAAAACGCAATGCCTACGGACAAAAATACGTTATTGATTTTGAAATGAGGCATTTGGGACGAATAGCAGAGGTTAGAACTGTCTGGATCGTCCGGGATAACGAGAATTTTCCAAGGTTTATAACGTGCTATATTCTTCACTAAGGAGAAAACTTATGAAACTGCTTGATACTGTCGCACTTTTGGAAGATATACCAACACTCAGATTATATCGCGGACAGGTTGGTACCGTTGTTGAAGAATATGAGTCAGACGTGTTTGAGGTTGAGTTTAGTGATTCCAAGGGACGGACGTATGCTTTAGAGACGTTGCCAGCATCGCAACTCATGGTTTTGCAGTATGAACTCCTTGACCAAAGGAAATCTGCCTAGTCAAGCCTAAGTCTTTCCCGAAATTCACCCAA
The DNA window shown above is from Candidatus Poribacteria bacterium and carries:
- a CDS encoding DUF4926 domain-containing protein, translating into MKLLDTVALLEDIPTLRLYRGQVGTVVEEYESDVFEVEFSDSKGRTYALETLPASQLMVLQYELLDQRKSA